From a single Lineus longissimus chromosome 16, tnLinLong1.2, whole genome shotgun sequence genomic region:
- the LOC135500065 gene encoding E3 ubiquitin-protein ligase ubr3-like, protein MAAQALMKRGKRPLASYLKAECCRPSGVQQLLDLLDFLLDKSKPIDDIERLDWLRAIIAGGATFDEFSRTVHSYDNATTCGLVWTANFVAYRCRTCGISPCMSLCSDCFQASDHRGHDYNMFRSQAGGACDCGDISVMNPAGFCSRHGPDRAQQRASTPPDLLVVAEIMMPKLIWRFVQYLRDNSKPEVLDAYLIAIQDADQFLTFLHSMSDMGAAMRHVMTKVMTDPHIYKNYTTVPPVQTSRFSSSHSNTAEELYESQESYKAALETLECPPMPDDLQGLCQDQTNLVHTTFIEELMFWTLKFEFPQKVVTLLLSILPDDDYKEAFTKAFVQHYSRISMALVKSIAISNRVVHISVQLFSNEMLATKMVENNQLMGIMIASLDYMMKGVLTESVMQDPEQNYHNVVDCSRNTLREHCYWPVVSDLINVLSHSSIAMQMYKEQKHLQVWMELISYFQGMNLNQRELVQHVEFEPDTYYAAFSAELEICASPMWSLLVHLKEKSHIQYCLSMLKTILAVLHDWFESISARPSMIPNPLQVSFHLPLHRYFSLFTSQAMRVLEIPLDTILPNTDMLKLLMTHPLQIQVSFFEIFCGMWVRNGLQIKGQAMTYIQCHFCNSMVDADLFLLQICASRLDPEYYLRTLLERFHVMEWLSMNKKSRLSIDHEYELPMLEGALTFLTTLLSFRSHMGAEEKELTLLEMVSLLCVNDRTHSQLMDLMPEKCGLAGQTKDFEPILKEIADYKAPNFEAGGGMQQGMYVPKGHVWENDFNPIYTLLRAVHRRDFQSAMDRYTTYVRQCGKYDGKTDPWPPFRIPAKPHPELASMNRLLHSKTLHGVIFTILYKAVNGSVVPESVLYFLVFLLEMAVSTPPVHVSGKDSLVPSQVRDRHYAEWFPNDNIFTNLRHTIKNIVIKEMTFAPTDSSTSTSDVAGGFQPGSSTVAFLSPGPSHAGGFMPSVGQATGGATQAQTMAMTQAIQGNLSPQAQQLLQALANYQTPGEHSEQQVFTGLVPKELPRYESRGVSTDQDRIFRTEVLSINESILSLLMKLHSKLSEKPNSYVPESCRAGTSRQVDSTPRIGNGVFYIEQLLDQIGGTSSECGKQILELHHHMLPKEEKAEASPSKGSSVDKEERRRRARERQQKLMAEFASRQKAFMEQAMDTEDGGREAEHSSQAEQEGMAAMERSYDCVICGQASPSTEERPIGLVALAQSTSVLGHRRQVAEAQVVPVTPKVPSYHGATCRGVADNRFKTLKMYFDETSCLSSMNMGWEGGVCVQTCGHHLHLDCHKSYMQSLASDEHLLQMNQTLAVNKGEYLCPFCRQLANTLLPIVPDKVGSLSRLTPRDPCGLALEIGRLIEKRPGAPGTTNLTTAMGKAMEDLTNTAYPRFSSYSKHPCPESMELFYCSVARTNLELNLLQRSGHLCSPRPQSTKKRSSLVPLLNVLGLHSKILNPKINTDIWSRITGVTMSEEESSCLQPYLREVPVFLKDPAALLLQILLNLPSVIDRVYFQCLVRVLYNLQYIQALAVMSSKFTEEERDAWRRKQKQVTPKSLEGLLSVVIEHFVQSRLYEDVELEHNTPAICQSVWSPQSVESSVQEYCLPFLRISGVLQEHLYGEEIPQDENAQKEYQLLCRFLHLCHLTETEVDPMQFQSALAVNWHCEDPWALIRTWGQDFVSFVNQQSLVAKNLLLVNPTWHTPHLFKLPKEYDIIFQHYRKKQCSTCMSVPKDPAICLVCSQFVCFKESCCRQREVYECVQHSICCGAGTGLFLIVNSSVIVVVRGARATLWGSVYLDEYGEEDRDLKRGKPLYLSEDRYRLLEQQWINHTFDHVCKKWIWHHDRL, encoded by the exons ATGGCAGCCCAAGCCCTGATGAAAAGGGGTAAAAGGCCTTTAGCTAGCTATTTAAAGGCGGAATGTTGCCGTCCCAGTGGTGTTCAGCAGCTTCTGGATCTTCTTGACTTTCTTCTCGACAAAAGTAAACCGATCGACGACATTGAACGCCTCGATTGGCTGCGTGCGATCATTGCTGGTGGAGCaacttttgatgaattttcCAGAACAG TTCATTCATATGATAATGCAACAACCTGTGGACTGGTATGGACGGCCAATTTTGTGGCTTATCGATGTCGTACCTGTGGTATCTCACCATGCATGTCGCTATGTTCCGACTGCTTCCAAGCCAGCGATCACAGGGGGCATGATTATAATATGTTCAGGAGCCAAGCAGGGGGCGCCTGTGATTGTGGTGATATTAGTGTCATGAACCCAGCTGG GTTCTGTTCAAGACACGGGCCCGACCGAGCACAGCAACGCGCCTCGACTCCTCCTGATCTGCTCGTCGTAGCAGAGATCATGATGCCTAAGCTCATCTGGAGGTTTGTGCAATACCTCAGGGACAACTCCAAACCAG AGGTGCTTGACGCGTACTTGATAGCCATCCAGGATGCGGACCAGTTCCTGACGTTCCTCCACAGCATGAGTGACATGGGGGCTGCCATGAGACATGTGATGACGAAGGTCATGACCGATCCTCACATCTATAAGAATTACACCACAG TGCCACCAGTTCAGACTAGTCGGTTCAGTAGCAGTCACAGTAACACTGCCGAGGAGCTTTACGAGAGTCAGGAGAGTTACAAGGCCGCCCTCGAAACGTTAGAATGCCCTCCAATGCCAGATGATCTCCAAG GTCTCTGCCAGGACCAGACCAACCTCGTCCACACCACGTTCATTGAGGAACTCATGTTCTGGACGCTCAAGTTTGAGTTCCCGCAGAAAGTGGTGACGTTATTGCTCAGCATCTTACCCGATGATGATTACAAGGAAGCGTTTACGAAGGCGTTTGTACAACACTACAGTCGAATCTCCATGGCACTAGTCAAGTCGATAGCAATCTCCAACCGCGTGGTCCATATCAGTGTACAGCTGTTCAGCAATGAGATGCTGGCAACTAAGATGGTAGAGAATAACCAGCTGATGGGGATCATGATAGCCAGTCTGGATTACATGATGAAGGGGGTCCTTACGGAGAGCGTCATGCAGG ACCCGGAGCAAAACTACCACAATGTTGTTGACTGTAGTCGTAACACATTACGCGAGCACTGCTATTGGCCGGTGGTGAGTGACCTCATCAACGTCTTGTCGCACTCGTCAATCGCGATGCAGATGTACAAGGAGCAGAAACACCTGCAGGTCTGGATGGAGCTCATCTCGTATTTTCAGG GTATGAACCTCAACCAGCGCGAACTCGTCCAACATGTCGAATTTGAACCAGATACCTACTACGCTGCGTTCTCAGCCGAACTAGAGATCTGTGCCTCGCCAATGTGGTCGCTGCTGGTCCATCTCAAGGAGAAGAGTCACATCCAGTACTGTCTCTCAATGCTCAAGACAATCCTTGCTGTGTTACACGACTGGTTCGAGTCGATCAGTGCCAGGCCGTCTATGATC CCCAACCCGCTACAAGTGTCATTCCATCTGCCCCTACATCGGTACTTCTCCCTGTTCACTAGCCAGGCAATGAGGGTGTTAGAGATACCACTTGATACCATCCTACCCAACACGGACATGCTCAAACTACTCATGACCCATCCACTGCAGATACAG GTGTCGTTCTTCGAGATCTTCTGCGGCATGTGGGTGAGGAACGGCCTGCAGATCAAGGGTCAAGCGATGACCTACATCCAGTGCCACTTCTGTAACTCGATGGTCGATGCCGACCTATTCCTCCTACAGATATGCGCATCTCGCTTGGATCCCGAATACTACCTCAGAACTCTCCTCGAAAG ATTTCACGTGATGGAGTGGCTATCGATGAACAAGAAGAGCCGTCTATCGATCGATCATGAGTATGAACTACCGATGTTAGAGGGCGCCCTAACGTTCCTCACCACGTTGCTCAGCTTTAGATCACATATGG GAGCTGAAGAGAAAGAGTTAACGTTGCTCGAGATGGTTAGCCTACTCTGCGTGAACGACCGCACCCACAGTCAGCTCATGGACTTGATGCCAGAAAAATGTGGATTAGCCGGACAAACCAAAGACTTTGAACCGATCTTGAAAGAGATCGCTGATTATAAGGCGCCGAATTTCGAGGCGGGTGGTGGTATGCAGCAGGGAATGTATGTGCCCAAGGGCCACGTGTGGGAGAATGATTTCAACCCTATCTATACCCTCCTGAGAGCGGTGCATCGACGTGACTTTCAGTCAGCGATGGACCGCTATACGACATA TGTTCGACAATGTGGGAAGTACGATGGTAAGACTGATCCATGGCCGCCGTTCAGGATCCCAGCCAAGCCACACCCAGAGTTAGCGAGTATGAATCGTCTCCTCCACAGTAAGACGTTACATGGTGTCATATTCACCATTCTATATAAG GCTGTGAATGGCAGTGTTGTCCCAGAGAGTGTTCTCTATTTTCTGGTGTTCCTGTTAGAGATGGCCGTCTCAACGCCTCCAGTACATGTTTCTGGAAAG GATTCGCTTGTTCCAAGCCAGGTTCGTGACCGCCATTACGCCGAATGGTTCccaaatgataacatcttcaCCAACCTCCGCCACACCATCAAGAATATCGTCATCAAGGAAATGACGTTTGCTCCAACAGATAGCTCCACATCAACAAGTGACGTGGCTGGTGGTTTTCAACCAGGGTCGTCCACGGTTGCAT TTCTTAGTCCTGGCCCGAGTCATGCCGGTGGGTTTATGCCGTCAGTAGGGCAGGCCACTGGTGGCGCCACCCAAGCCCAGACCATGGCCATGACGCAGGCCATCCAAGGTAACCTGAGCCCCCAGGCTCAGCAGCTCCTTCAGGCACTAGCTAACTACCAAACACCCGGAGAGCACTCTGAACAACAAGTCTTCACAGGGCTTGTACCCAAGGAGTTGCCACGCTATGAAAGTCGGGGCGTCTCAACCGACCAGGATAGAATATTCCGGACAGAAGTCTTATCGATAAACGAGAGCATTCTGTCCTTGTTGATGAAACTGCATTCGAAATTGTCTGAAAAACCAAATTCATATGTGCCAGAATCATGCCGGGCTGGCACGTCGCGGCAGGTGGACTCAACACCGAGGATCGGGAATGGGGTCTTTTATATCGAGCAGCTGTTGGATCAGATTGGTGGCACCAGCTCGGAATGCGGCAAACAGATCTTGGAGCTGCATCACCACATGTTACCAAAGGAGGAGAAGGCAGAGGCCTCGCCGTCAAAAGGAAGTTCTGTCGATAAGGAAGAAAG GAGACGGCGCGCCAGGGAACGACAACAGAAGCTGATGGCAGAGTTTGCGTCGAGGCAGAAGGCGTTCATGGAACAGGCAATGGACACAGAGGATGGAGGGAGAGAGGCTGAACACTCGAGCCAGGCGGAGCAGGAAGGCATGGCCGCCATGGAGAGAAGCTATGACTGTGTTATATGTGGCCAGGCCAGTCCCTCAACAGAAGAGCGCCCTATTGGCCTGGTGGCTCTTGCCCAGTCCACCAGTG TGCTTGGCCATCGGCGTCAGGTCGCGGAGGCCCAGGTCGTACCAGTAACACCTAAAGTGCCAAGCTACCACGGTGCCACCTGTCGTGGTGTCGCAGACAACAGGTTCAAGACTCTCAAGATGTACTTTGACGAG ACCTCCTGTCTCTCCTCGATGAACATGGGCTGGGAGGGTGGTGTATGCGTCCAGACTTGTGGCCACCATCTTCATCTCGACTGCCACAAGTCCTACATGCAGTCGCTTGCA TCGGACGAACACCTCCTCCAGATGAATCAGACGCTTGCAGTCAACAAGGGTGAATACCTGTGCCCGTTCTGCCGTCAACTCGCCAATACGCTCCTGCCCATCGTGCCCGATAAGGTGGGCAGTTTATCACGGTTGACGCCGCGGGATCCGTGTGGGTTGGCCCTGGAGATTGGCCGGTTGATTGAGAAACGGCCTGGAGCTCCG GGGACAACCAACCTGACAACAGCTATGGGCAAGGCGATGGAAGATCTGACCAACACAGCTTACCCACGATTCAGCTCCTATTCTAAACACCCTTGCCCGGAGAGTATGGAGCTCTTCTACTGCTCTGTGGCAAGGACAAACCTCGAGCTGAACCTGCTGCAGCGCAGTGGACATCTTTGTAGTCCTCGGCCTCAGAGCACCAAGAAGAGATCATCACTGG TGCCCTTGCTCAATGTGCTCGGCCTGCACAGTAAGATCCTCAACCCGAAGATCAACACAGACATCTGGAGCCGCATCACAGGGGTGACCATGAGTGAGGAGGAATCATCATGCCTGCAGCCGTACCTGAGAGAGGTGCCAGTGTTCCTGAAGGACCCTGCCGCGTTACTGCTACAGATATTACTCAATCTGCCAAGTGTGATAGACAGGG TGTACTTCCAGTGCCTGGTGCGTGTCCTGTACAACCTCCAGTACATTCAAGCCTTAGCTGTGATGAGTTCAAAGTTCACGGAAGAGGAGCGTGACGCGTGGCGCAGGAAGCAGAAGCAGGTCACGCCGAAGTCTCTCGAAGGTCTCCTCAGCGTCGTGATTGAGCATTTTGTGCAGAGTCGCCTCTATGAGGACGTAGAGTTAGAACACAACACACCTGCG ATCTGTCAAAGTGTGTGGTCACCACAGAGTGTGGAGTCATCAGTCCAGGAATATTGCCTGCCTTTCCTCAGGATCTCTGGTGTCCTCCAGGAACACCTGTATGGGGAGGAGATACCACAAGATGAG AATGCGCAGAAAGAGTACCAGCTCCTTTGTCGCTTTCTGCACCTGTGTCACTTGACAGAGACAGAGGTGGACCCGATGCAGTTCCAGAGTGCCTTGGCGGTCAACTGGCATTGCGAGGACCCGTGGGCACTCATCAGGACCTGGGGTCAAGACTTTGTCAGCTTCGTCAACCAGCAGTCGTTGGTTGCTAAG AATCTCCTGCTGGTGAACCCCACCTGGCACACACCGCACCTCTTCAAGCTCCCCAAGGAGTATGACATCATCTTCCAGCACTATCGCAAGAAACagtgcagtacatgtatgtctgtgcCAAAAGACCCAGCCATCTGCCTCGTGTGTAGTCAGTTTGTCTGCTTCAAGGAGTCGTGCTGCAGACAGCGGGAGGTCTACGAGTGTGTACAG CATTCGATCTGCTGTGGTGCGGGGACGGGTCTGTTCCTGATTGTCAACTCATCTGTGATTGTGGTGGTACGTGGTGCGCGGGCCACCCTGTGGGGCTCCGTCTATCTTGATGAATATGGAGAGGAAGACAGAGATCTAAA GCGCGGTAAGCCGCTCTACCTGAGTGAGGATAGGTATCGTCTGCTGGAGCAACAATGGATCAATCACACCTTCGATCACGTCTGCAAGAAATGGATCTGGCATCATGATAGGCTGTAG